ATCACGTCGGCAGGAAGGTTCGGCGGCTCCCCCGCGGTCACGCAACGACACTTTCGTGTGATCTCACTTCCTTGACCAGTGGGAAACCGGTCAGGGTGCGAACGAACAGTGACCAGCGAGGAAGGGTCGAGCATGGAACGACGCAGCGGAATCCCGGCACGGGTCAGACGGGTCTCCGGCGAGTTGCGGGAACTGCGGGACCGCAACGGGCTCAGCGCCGCCGAGGTGTCCCGGTCGCTGGGGATCTCGATGAGCAAGCTCAGCCGGATGGAGACGGGAACCCGCGGGCTGGCCGCCGACGACGTGGCGGCGCTGCTGGGGCTCTACCGCGTGCCCGCCCAGCGGCGCGAGGATCTCCTCGCGCTGGTGCGCAACGGCACCGACCGCAACTGGTGGCAGGTGCAGCACGCCGCGCTGCCCGCGATGTGGCAGGACCTGATGCGGTTCGAGGCCGAGACCACCGCGATCCACAGCTGGGAGTCACAAGCGATTCCGGGACTGCTGCAGACGGACGAGTACGCCGAGGCGGTCATCCGGGGCACCACCCACGACCTGCCGGAGCGCGAGGTCGAACGGCTGGTCCGGGCCCGCGTCGGCAGGCAGACCGTGCTGCTCGGCAGCCGCGCACCACGCTTGGAGGTGCTGCTGGACGAACCGGTGCTGCACCGCCCCACCACCGACCCCGGGGTGATGCGGCGACAGCTGCTGCGCCTGGCGGAGAGCAACCTGCGGCCGAACGTCACCGTCCGGGTGGTCCCGCAGCGAGCGGGGATCCATCCCGGCATGGAGGGGCCGTTCGTGCTGCTGGACTTCCCGAAGCAACCCAACCTGGTCTACCTGGAGCACCGGGGCAACAGCGCGTT
The nucleotide sequence above comes from Actinopolyspora erythraea. Encoded proteins:
- a CDS encoding helix-turn-helix domain-containing protein, encoding MERRSGIPARVRRVSGELRELRDRNGLSAAEVSRSLGISMSKLSRMETGTRGLAADDVAALLGLYRVPAQRREDLLALVRNGTDRNWWQVQHAALPAMWQDLMRFEAETTAIHSWESQAIPGLLQTDEYAEAVIRGTTHDLPEREVERLVRARVGRQTVLLGSRAPRLEVLLDEPVLHRPTTDPGVMRRQLLRLAESNLRPNVTVRVVPQRAGIHPGMEGPFVLLDFPKQPNLVYLEHRGNSAFLEQPEHVAAAERSLWRLRELALTPDDSSEIITRLAEEPAEHERE